A genomic stretch from Pseudomonas mendocina includes:
- the chrA gene encoding chromate efflux transporter, translating to MSDSVEGNQPAPVSLISAFWFWLKLGFISFGGPAGQIAIMHQELVEKRRWLSERRFLHALNYCMLLPGPEAQQLSIYIGWLMHRTWGGVIAGVLFVLPSLFILIALSWLYIAYGDVPLVAGIFYGIKPAVTAIVLQAAWRIGSRALKNNWLWGIAGASFVAIFALKVPFPMIVLGAAILGYLGGRLLPEKFSLGGGHADAGRDYGSPLLDDQHLPEHTRFRWSRLVLLLLVGALLWCLPMGLLSWLYGWSGTFTQMAWFFTKAALLTFGGAYAVLPYLYQGAIDHYGWLTPRQMIDGLALGETTPGPLIMVVAFVGFIGAYVHPVLGDSGFVSGAVAATLVTWFTFLPSFLFILAGGPLVESTRGQLRFTAPLTGITAAVVGVVVNLALFFAYHVLWPEGFTGVFDWPAAVIAVAAALALFRFKRGVMEVLLVSALAGLVVYLLRV from the coding sequence ATGAGTGATTCTGTTGAGGGAAATCAGCCTGCACCCGTCAGTCTGATCAGTGCCTTTTGGTTTTGGTTGAAGTTGGGTTTCATCAGCTTCGGCGGCCCGGCGGGGCAGATCGCGATCATGCACCAGGAGTTGGTGGAGAAGCGCCGCTGGCTGTCTGAACGGCGCTTCCTGCATGCCCTGAACTATTGCATGTTGCTGCCTGGGCCTGAGGCGCAACAACTCTCCATATACATTGGCTGGTTGATGCACCGAACCTGGGGCGGGGTTATAGCTGGGGTTCTTTTTGTACTGCCCTCGCTTTTTATTTTGATTGCGTTGAGCTGGTTGTACATCGCCTATGGTGATGTGCCGCTGGTCGCTGGGATTTTTTACGGAATCAAACCGGCGGTCACTGCGATCGTGTTGCAGGCCGCTTGGCGTATTGGCTCCCGTGCCTTGAAAAACAACTGGTTGTGGGGGATTGCAGGCGCATCGTTTGTGGCGATTTTCGCGCTCAAGGTGCCGTTTCCGATGATTGTGTTGGGGGCTGCGATCTTGGGCTATCTTGGGGGGCGTTTGCTGCCGGAAAAATTCAGTTTAGGCGGCGGTCATGCGGATGCGGGCCGGGACTATGGTTCGCCCTTGCTGGATGATCAGCACCTGCCCGAGCACACCCGTTTCCGTTGGTCGCGTCTAGTGCTTTTGCTGTTGGTGGGGGCTTTGCTCTGGTGCCTGCCGATGGGGCTGTTGAGCTGGTTGTACGGCTGGAGCGGAACGTTCACGCAAATGGCTTGGTTTTTCACAAAGGCGGCGCTGCTGACCTTTGGCGGTGCCTATGCGGTGTTGCCGTATTTGTATCAGGGCGCGATCGACCACTACGGGTGGTTGACCCCTCGCCAGATGATCGATGGCTTGGCGTTGGGGGAGACCACGCCGGGGCCGCTGATTATGGTGGTGGCGTTTGTCGGTTTTATCGGGGCGTATGTGCATCCGGTGTTGGGCGACTCTGGGTTTGTCAGCGGTGCAGTGGCAGCCACGCTGGTGACGTGGTTTACCTTTTTGCCTTCATTCCTGTTCATTTTGGCCGGTGGGCCGCTGGTCGAGTCGACTCGTGGGCAACTGCGTTTTACCGCGCCACTGACTGGGATTACGGCGGCGGTGGTGGGGGTGGTCGTCAACTTGGCGCTGTTCTTTGCCTACCACGTGCTGTGGCCGGAAGGATTTACTGGTGTGTTTGACTGGCCGGCAGCGGTGATTGCAGTGGCTGCTGCGTTGGCGCTGTTCCGTTTTAAACGTGGCGTGATGGAGGTGCTGCTGGTGTCGGCGCTGGCAGGGTTGGTGGTGTATTTGTTGAGGGTTTGA
- the pbpG gene encoding D-alanyl-D-alanine endopeptidase yields the protein MKIRHALASLLLICSSVIASSVTYASPNQQDLAAGSALLVDLNTNQILYERNADTVVPIASVTKLMTAMVALDAKLPLNEMLAINISETKEMRGVFSRVRVGSELSRRDMIEIALMASENRAAASLAHHYPGGYNAFIRAMNDKARSLGMNHTRFVEPTGLSEHNVSSARDLVLMVKAASQYPLIKQFSTASEKTQAFRKPNYTLGFRNTNNLVRKPDWKVNLSKTGYTGEAGRCLVMNTVMNQRQVAFVVLDSFGKYTHMADATRLKRWLETGRVTPVPAAAISYREQKLAQRQAR from the coding sequence GTGAAAATTCGCCATGCACTCGCGAGTCTGTTGCTGATTTGCAGCAGCGTCATAGCCTCCAGCGTTACTTACGCCTCCCCCAACCAGCAGGATCTGGCTGCAGGCAGTGCGCTGCTGGTCGATCTCAACACCAACCAAATTCTTTACGAGCGCAATGCCGACACGGTCGTTCCTATAGCCTCGGTGACCAAGCTGATGACCGCAATGGTGGCGCTGGATGCAAAGCTGCCGCTGAACGAGATGCTGGCCATCAACATCAGTGAGACCAAAGAAATGCGGGGCGTGTTCTCCCGTGTCCGCGTAGGCAGCGAATTGAGCCGCCGCGACATGATCGAGATCGCCCTGATGGCTTCGGAAAACCGTGCTGCAGCCAGCCTTGCCCACCACTACCCTGGCGGCTACAACGCCTTTATCCGCGCCATGAATGACAAGGCTCGCAGCTTGGGCATGAACCACACGCGTTTTGTCGAACCGACCGGCCTATCTGAGCACAACGTATCCAGTGCCCGGGACTTGGTATTGATGGTTAAAGCAGCCAGCCAGTATCCACTCATCAAGCAATTCAGCACCGCTTCGGAAAAAACTCAAGCATTCCGCAAACCGAACTACACCCTAGGCTTTCGCAACACCAATAACTTGGTACGCAAGCCAGACTGGAAAGTTAACCTGAGTAAAACCGGCTACACCGGCGAAGCGGGCCGCTGCCTGGTGATGAATACCGTCATGAACCAGCGCCAAGTCGCCTTCGTGGTGCTGGACTCCTTTGGTAAGTACACCCACATGGCCGACGCCACACGCCTCAAACGCTGGCTGGAAACCGGCCGGGTGACGCCGGTTCCAGCTGCTGCCATTAGCTACCGTGAGCAGAAGTTAGCGCAGCGTCAGGCACGCTAA